A single Crateriforma conspicua DNA region contains:
- a CDS encoding AAA family ATPase → MTITADDMQAQAEQFRDRYGALREMIGRVIVGHDDIVHGVLTAMLCGGHCLLEGVPGLGKTMLVRTLAEVLDLNFNRIQFTPDLMPADILGTNMIVEDAEGHRRFEFQRGPVFTQILLADEINRATPKTQSAMLETMQEGTVTAAGHRFELDRPFFVLATQNPIEQEGTYPLPEAQLDRFLFKLVVGYSSRDELNTIVDRTTRGERASVEKVMGGEEILQLQQLIRDVILAKHVQDYLVRLTLATHPEGPHSVDATNQYVRWGSSPRGAQTLALASKVRALLDGRYNVSFEDIRRVFLPTMRHRVLLNFEAQAEGVETDQVLLDILEKVPEKGE, encoded by the coding sequence ATGACCATCACCGCCGACGACATGCAGGCCCAGGCCGAACAATTCCGCGACCGCTATGGTGCGCTTCGCGAAATGATCGGCCGCGTGATCGTTGGACACGATGACATCGTCCACGGCGTGCTGACGGCCATGTTGTGTGGCGGGCATTGCTTGTTGGAAGGCGTGCCGGGTCTGGGCAAGACGATGCTGGTCCGCACGTTGGCCGAAGTGCTGGATTTGAATTTCAACCGCATTCAGTTCACGCCCGACTTGATGCCCGCGGACATCCTGGGCACCAACATGATCGTCGAAGACGCCGAGGGGCATCGGCGTTTCGAGTTCCAGCGCGGACCGGTGTTTACGCAGATCTTGTTAGCCGATGAGATCAATCGCGCGACGCCGAAAACACAGTCCGCGATGCTGGAAACGATGCAGGAGGGCACCGTCACCGCCGCGGGTCATCGCTTTGAACTGGATCGCCCGTTCTTTGTGCTGGCGACCCAGAACCCGATCGAACAAGAGGGCACCTATCCGTTGCCCGAAGCCCAGTTGGATCGTTTCTTGTTCAAGTTGGTCGTCGGCTACAGCAGCCGTGACGAGCTGAACACGATCGTCGACCGGACCACACGCGGCGAACGTGCCAGCGTCGAAAAGGTCATGGGCGGCGAAGAAATCTTGCAGCTGCAACAACTGATCCGCGACGTGATTCTGGCCAAGCACGTGCAGGATTATCTGGTCCGGCTGACTTTGGCCACGCATCCCGAAGGCCCGCACAGCGTCGATGCCACGAATCAGTACGTGCGTTGGGGCAGCAGTCCGCGGGGGGCACAGACGCTGGCGTTGGCTTCGAAGGTGCGGGCGCTATTGGACGGTCGCTACAACGTCAGCTTTGAAGACATCCGTCGGGTGTTTTTGCCGACGATGCGTCACCGTGTCCTGTTGAATTTCGAAGCCCAGGCCGAGGGCGTGGAAACCGACCAGGTGTTGCTGGACATCCTGGAAAAAGTGCCTGAAAAAGGCGAATGA
- a CDS encoding DUF4332 domain-containing protein yields MLLDRIDIDTHGPLQRVEIGPLSEHLNVLLAPAGAGKTAIARFVRDSLVDRDYPLGMMSSSTGRVVWADRNGMVHCRREQDGSPHGRRTIEFETRGEYPIRFDNLEGSWVRTTGHNTDARLSLRSVELPESIVDGVITDTHLSDVSRVVSACVRSGLDHPETYRDLPLHGDSALASRGESGFRGYAYHELGAADPLGGNYRHDRESERQRRLRTELADVDAQIAELRPSDRTWQYDSLVRRREELHRRLAVLERRRIVPDADPSHRYAASSVLDHDYWRTADRTQWRDRLAKLHDRAESLRHRQAELRRWIAAIDRDAHLYRPDRRFDGWAASLDNPLRARINDVDAQIVHLRRTLVEVQSLRTLVADLTKRTDAWSTYRNRPTVDHFAAALDRYDRDAGWEDFYRRAYRPLHSIDDVQSRIAAATRQIDWLLNHYDAEPGLWSDWYAGAPVYRPVASERPYSQTSIVETLRAIRADLTDAWRYPTGTDYPNTDYRGSVETLRPVHDRSMAELESCFNWLTAAVDRLSAQRESLLRESAHLAETSRMAEFDSVYFRHPNWNHERGLRSEELQRVTTELETCLRDAADLRASLRHLPVVDLHGMGSTVAGPHRDEWKNQRDCFEYEQIVSELKQIDHQLSNGSRWDWLQRRRQQILQELGSIVRSTPSQTPLADAASRWLVRLSGGRLRHVSWNPNAHRHLADRRSHHDTARVRHESATLNVQIDGRPENQFGDADRGLACLAIRMAAADLLARTGRPVPLVVETWPSMFAAANPAQPINATEAHRGYHEYGDDGRWNHSVTSALFDFVRTGRQLLVLTSDAEFADQANRTGARQFRLHGQATLHPHRPMWKPQYAPETYVGPHPHTAPVDGPAVPRTANAPVDQINRDFDVAWREAYGQHDLHMHREGRHRAMPATDLAADGTTYRDGFYYGNTYTTVQPTPGESVAKATTADQQLADADGSRMIRRRSAGEDQTDSPFFLTVDSPIDQAPSIDAVAAARLRSLGITHINHLMQQDSNRLSDSLGLGNTNAATIRRWQHECRLVCRVPQLRGFDARVLVGCGITDPAQLAAIHPDQLLVRVQAFLATERGQRILLSGSSYELSRITSWIASAHRSTSLDADGLVVDGKPVSSRSYREIERDPFDSERYEDARYDDDDYEYDRDADGRLIRRRRRRVLRHESEATDYESQRRDGRRRESSSVSASNRTSRSSRSSNSSRSSSRRSSTSRSSSAGTRSHRSRDGERTRRSTRRTSDRDVVRISDGGDHDTNRRTYESEYDRDGYGRNGDGKSNGSGSGEASSQRGSSSRSSSSSSSSSRSSTSSNSSSRESSTSSEKTLRFYLQRSDDVVDAPSIGPRMAERLNAIGIYTVDDLLISDPAKVAEQLDHRRVEAETVLAWQQQATFVCRVPMLRGHDAQLLVLAEITSPEDLVAWDPAELLAIVDPIARGGEGQRILRGGSLPDLEEVTGWVEYARQNRELKAA; encoded by the coding sequence ATGCTGTTGGACCGCATCGATATTGACACTCATGGTCCGTTGCAGCGAGTCGAAATCGGCCCGCTTTCGGAACACCTGAACGTGTTGCTCGCACCCGCCGGTGCTGGAAAAACCGCGATCGCTCGGTTCGTCCGTGATTCGCTGGTCGACCGCGATTACCCGCTGGGAATGATGAGCAGCAGCACCGGCCGCGTTGTCTGGGCCGACCGCAACGGCATGGTTCATTGCCGTCGCGAACAAGACGGATCGCCACACGGCCGACGCACGATCGAATTCGAAACACGCGGTGAATACCCGATCCGTTTCGACAATCTGGAAGGATCGTGGGTCCGCACCACCGGCCATAACACCGACGCGCGATTGTCGCTGCGTTCGGTCGAATTGCCCGAATCGATCGTCGACGGTGTGATCACCGACACGCACCTGAGCGATGTCAGTCGCGTGGTTTCGGCTTGCGTCCGCAGCGGCTTGGATCACCCGGAAACCTATCGCGATCTGCCTTTGCACGGCGATTCCGCCTTGGCTTCACGGGGCGAATCGGGATTCCGCGGATACGCCTATCACGAACTGGGTGCGGCCGACCCGCTGGGCGGAAATTATCGACACGACCGCGAATCGGAACGGCAACGGCGACTGCGGACCGAACTGGCCGATGTGGACGCGCAAATTGCCGAACTGCGTCCCAGCGATCGGACCTGGCAATACGATTCGCTGGTTCGCCGACGCGAAGAACTTCACCGGCGTTTGGCCGTTTTGGAACGCCGCCGCATTGTGCCAGACGCGGATCCGTCACACCGTTATGCCGCGTCATCCGTATTGGATCATGATTACTGGCGTACCGCCGACCGAACCCAATGGCGGGATCGCTTGGCGAAGTTGCATGATCGCGCCGAATCGCTGCGTCATCGTCAAGCCGAACTGCGACGCTGGATCGCGGCCATCGATCGCGACGCACATCTGTATCGCCCCGACCGCCGTTTCGACGGATGGGCCGCAAGCCTGGACAACCCATTGCGGGCACGCATCAACGACGTCGACGCCCAAATTGTGCACCTGCGCCGCACATTGGTGGAAGTCCAGTCGCTTCGCACGCTGGTCGCCGACTTGACCAAACGCACCGACGCTTGGTCCACGTATCGCAACCGTCCGACGGTAGATCACTTTGCCGCCGCGCTGGACCGATACGATCGGGATGCCGGTTGGGAAGATTTTTATCGCCGCGCGTATCGTCCGCTGCACTCGATCGACGATGTCCAGTCACGGATCGCGGCGGCCACACGTCAAATCGACTGGTTGCTGAATCACTATGACGCCGAACCCGGTTTGTGGTCCGATTGGTACGCGGGAGCTCCGGTGTATCGACCTGTCGCGAGCGAACGTCCCTATTCGCAAACCAGTATCGTCGAGACCCTGCGTGCGATCCGCGCGGACTTGACCGACGCTTGGCGTTACCCGACCGGTACCGACTATCCCAATACCGATTATCGCGGCTCGGTCGAAACCTTGCGTCCGGTTCACGACCGTTCGATGGCCGAACTGGAATCCTGTTTCAATTGGTTGACCGCCGCCGTTGACCGGTTGTCGGCCCAGCGAGAATCATTGCTGCGTGAATCGGCCCACTTGGCCGAAACGTCTCGCATGGCGGAATTCGACAGCGTTTACTTCCGTCACCCCAACTGGAATCACGAACGTGGTCTTCGCAGCGAAGAACTGCAACGTGTGACCACGGAACTGGAAACTTGCCTTCGCGACGCCGCTGATTTGCGAGCCTCCTTGCGACATCTGCCCGTCGTCGATCTGCATGGCATGGGTTCGACCGTCGCCGGTCCGCACCGCGATGAATGGAAGAATCAGCGTGATTGCTTTGAGTACGAACAAATCGTTTCGGAACTGAAACAAATCGACCACCAGCTTTCCAACGGGTCACGTTGGGATTGGCTGCAACGTCGTCGCCAGCAAATTCTGCAAGAACTGGGGTCGATCGTCCGGTCAACGCCCAGCCAAACCCCGCTTGCCGATGCCGCCAGCCGTTGGTTGGTCCGGTTGTCCGGCGGACGTCTGCGTCACGTCAGCTGGAATCCGAATGCCCATCGCCACTTGGCGGATCGACGCAGCCATCATGACACCGCTCGCGTTCGTCACGAATCGGCAACGCTGAACGTTCAGATTGATGGCCGGCCGGAAAATCAGTTCGGCGACGCCGATCGTGGCTTGGCTTGCCTGGCCATCCGCATGGCGGCGGCCGACTTGCTGGCCCGCACCGGTCGGCCCGTTCCGTTGGTGGTCGAAACTTGGCCGTCCATGTTTGCCGCTGCGAATCCGGCCCAGCCGATCAATGCTACCGAAGCCCATCGTGGTTATCACGAATACGGTGACGACGGACGATGGAACCACAGCGTGACCAGCGCGTTGTTCGATTTCGTCCGCACCGGACGCCAGCTGTTGGTGCTGACCAGCGATGCCGAATTCGCCGACCAAGCTAACCGCACCGGCGCACGACAGTTCCGTCTGCACGGCCAAGCCACACTGCATCCGCATCGTCCGATGTGGAAACCACAGTATGCACCGGAGACGTACGTCGGTCCGCACCCACATACGGCACCGGTCGATGGCCCCGCGGTTCCCCGCACAGCAAACGCACCGGTCGATCAGATCAACCGTGACTTTGACGTCGCTTGGCGTGAAGCGTACGGCCAACACGATTTGCACATGCACCGCGAAGGCCGACACCGTGCGATGCCGGCCACCGACTTGGCCGCCGACGGAACCACGTACCGTGACGGATTCTATTACGGCAACACTTACACGACCGTGCAACCGACGCCGGGCGAAAGCGTTGCCAAGGCAACCACAGCCGACCAGCAGCTGGCCGATGCCGACGGCAGTCGCATGATTCGCCGCCGAAGTGCGGGCGAAGATCAAACCGACAGCCCGTTCTTTTTGACCGTGGACAGCCCGATCGACCAAGCACCGTCGATCGATGCCGTTGCCGCCGCTCGATTACGCAGCCTTGGCATCACCCACATCAATCACTTGATGCAACAAGACTCCAACCGCCTGTCCGATTCGCTGGGACTGGGCAACACCAACGCCGCGACCATCCGTCGTTGGCAGCATGAATGCCGTTTGGTTTGCCGTGTTCCTCAATTGCGTGGCTTTGACGCTCGCGTCTTGGTGGGCTGTGGCATCACCGACCCGGCACAATTGGCGGCGATCCACCCCGATCAGCTTCTGGTCCGTGTTCAAGCCTTCTTGGCCACCGAACGCGGCCAACGCATCCTGCTGTCCGGCAGCAGTTATGAACTGTCCCGCATCACCAGCTGGATCGCTTCGGCCCATCGCAGCACTTCGCTGGACGCCGACGGCTTGGTGGTCGACGGCAAGCCGGTCAGTTCACGATCCTATCGCGAGATTGAACGCGATCCGTTCGACAGCGAGCGATACGAAGACGCCCGATACGATGACGACGACTATGAATACGATCGTGATGCCGACGGCCGGTTGATCCGCCGTCGCCGCCGCCGCGTGTTGCGGCACGAATCGGAGGCCACCGATTACGAATCGCAGCGTCGCGATGGACGTCGGCGAGAATCGTCCAGCGTTTCAGCGTCGAACCGAACCAGCCGTTCGTCGCGATCGTCCAACTCCAGCCGGTCATCCAGCCGACGTAGTTCGACCAGCCGTTCATCGTCCGCCGGCACGCGTTCGCATCGCAGCCGTGACGGCGAACGAACACGCCGCAGCACCCGACGCACCAGCGACCGCGATGTCGTCCGAATCAGCGACGGCGGCGATCACGATACCAACCGACGCACCTACGAATCGGAATACGATCGTGACGGCTACGGCCGCAACGGCGACGGCAAATCCAACGGATCCGGCAGCGGCGAAGCATCCAGCCAACGTGGATCGTCCTCCCGCAGTTCATCGTCCAGTAGCTCGTCGTCACGATCGTCGACGTCCAGCAATTCGTCGTCGCGTGAATCATCCACCAGCAGCGAAAAGACCCTGCGTTTCTACCTGCAACGCAGCGACGATGTCGTCGACGCTCCGTCGATCGGCCCCCGTATGGCGGAACGATTGAACGCGATCGGTATCTACACGGTCGACGACCTGTTGATTTCCGATCCTGCCAAGGTGGCCGAACAATTGGATCACCGACGCGTCGAAGCGGAAACCGTTCTGGCTTGGCAACAGCAAGCGACCTTCGTTTGCCGCGTGCCGATGCTCCGCGGTCACGACGCCCAGTTGTTGGTGTTGGCGGAAATCACCAGCCCCGAAGATTTGGTCGCATGGGATCCCGCCGAACTGTTGGCGATCGTTGACCCGATCGCTCGTGGCGGCGAAGGCCAACGTATCCTTCGCGGCGGATCGCTGCCCGATTTGGAAGAAGTCACCGGTTGGGTCGAATACGCACGCCAAAACCGTGAACTGAAAGCGGCCTAG
- a CDS encoding endonuclease/exonuclease/phosphatase family protein: protein MKTNLDVFTNAATGPRLWLACGIAAVLALAGSPSSADESDAALSVMTWNVEWFYDEYRGDNHSDLSKKQSAPDRDRWEWKRDAVAEAIAEVRPTVVALQEVENRRVLWYLTRALDRNHREKYREYQIDGTDHYTEQDVGLLCHESADVVAASQLHQSKSMRATERFYNLSKHLLATVEVPVGDTTEQVHILILHLRARAEAEDLRIRQARLAHLWIADRVAAGEHVIVLGDMNTEEDGSQTRPESDVAALCGWDTATKDDDLIDLHDRLPASGRRTHLLPGKQFDRILVTPSLIEDEPGVPDLVFDEITVRSDVNIRGDLDTQNEHWDGYWTMKDDERDISDHHPLVATFRVK, encoded by the coding sequence ATGAAGACGAACCTTGATGTGTTCACAAACGCCGCCACCGGTCCACGGTTGTGGCTGGCTTGCGGAATCGCCGCCGTGCTGGCACTGGCCGGTTCACCGTCATCGGCCGACGAAAGTGATGCCGCACTGAGTGTGATGACGTGGAATGTGGAATGGTTCTATGACGAATACCGTGGTGACAACCACAGTGACCTGTCCAAGAAACAGTCTGCACCGGATCGGGACCGCTGGGAATGGAAACGTGATGCGGTGGCCGAAGCGATCGCGGAAGTGCGGCCGACCGTTGTGGCCTTGCAAGAAGTGGAAAACCGACGTGTGCTGTGGTACCTGACGCGTGCGTTGGATCGAAACCATCGTGAAAAGTATCGCGAATATCAGATCGATGGTACGGATCACTACACTGAACAAGACGTCGGTTTGCTGTGTCACGAATCCGCGGACGTTGTTGCGGCAAGCCAGCTTCATCAATCGAAATCAATGCGTGCGACCGAGCGGTTTTACAACCTCAGCAAACACCTGTTGGCGACCGTGGAGGTGCCGGTTGGCGATACGACCGAACAAGTCCACATCTTGATATTGCACCTGAGGGCCAGGGCGGAGGCGGAAGACCTGCGAATTCGTCAAGCCAGATTGGCTCATCTGTGGATCGCCGATCGTGTCGCCGCGGGCGAACATGTGATCGTGCTGGGTGATATGAATACCGAAGAAGACGGCAGTCAGACGCGACCCGAAAGTGACGTCGCGGCACTTTGCGGATGGGACACGGCGACCAAAGACGACGACTTGATTGATCTGCACGATCGGTTGCCCGCATCCGGTCGACGTACTCATTTGTTACCCGGCAAACAGTTTGATCGCATCTTGGTCACGCCTTCGTTGATCGAGGACGAGCCTGGAGTCCCCGATTTGGTGTTCGACGAAATCACCGTCCGCAGTGACGTGAACATTCGCGGTGACTTGGACACCCAAAACGAACACTGGGACGGATACTGGACGATGAAGGATGACGAGCGCGACATCAGCGATCATCATCCCTTGGTGGCGACGTTTCGCGTCAAGTGA
- a CDS encoding RecQ family ATP-dependent DNA helicase encodes MSPLDVLRDVYGHANFRTSQSQVIDHVMSGHHAMVVMPTGMGKSLCYQIPGILLRRDPADLTLVLSPLIALMQDQVDSLCHKGVDATFINSSLDANVRNQRYREVAEGRYALLYVTPERFRKPEFREALAKRKVQLFVVDEAHCVSQWGHDFRPDYSRMAEIRSVVGDPVTIAVTATATAECRDDIYRQLGIDAADVGLFHEGIDRPNLQLDVQHVYDEAEKLEHLHDLLHSAMAKTGSTILYFSLIKTLQRFSDQLLSRGVDHVCYHGDLPRQARRRIQDEFMSGHADLVLATPAFGMGIDKSDIRMVIHAETPGSIESYYQEIGRAGRDGKPSRCVWLYDQADLMTQMQFIEWSNPDAAFYGRLFDALQSKREQCLAYGLQWLSDQLQRISRHDHRLDTAMAMLERAGVLAGPRPPECFDLTTDHLPAPFDDDAALGQKKTRDQQRLYELVKFAATDPSDRQRYLYEYFC; translated from the coding sequence GTGAGTCCGCTGGATGTTTTGCGTGACGTTTATGGTCACGCCAATTTTCGAACCAGCCAGTCACAGGTCATTGATCACGTGATGTCCGGTCACCATGCGATGGTGGTGATGCCGACCGGCATGGGGAAGTCACTGTGTTACCAGATTCCTGGCATCTTGCTTCGTCGCGATCCGGCGGATTTGACGTTGGTTCTGTCGCCCTTGATTGCGTTGATGCAGGATCAGGTAGACTCGCTGTGTCATAAGGGCGTTGATGCGACGTTTATCAATTCATCTCTCGACGCGAATGTAAGAAATCAGCGTTATCGTGAGGTTGCCGAAGGGCGATATGCGCTGCTGTATGTGACCCCCGAGCGTTTTCGAAAACCTGAGTTTCGTGAGGCTTTGGCCAAACGTAAGGTTCAGTTGTTTGTCGTGGATGAAGCCCATTGCGTCAGCCAGTGGGGCCATGATTTTCGACCCGATTATTCTCGCATGGCGGAGATCCGGTCGGTCGTGGGAGATCCGGTCACGATCGCGGTGACGGCGACCGCGACGGCGGAATGTCGTGATGACATCTATCGCCAGCTAGGCATTGATGCGGCCGATGTTGGTCTGTTTCATGAAGGGATCGATCGGCCGAATTTGCAGTTGGACGTCCAACATGTTTACGACGAAGCGGAAAAACTGGAACACTTGCACGATCTGTTGCATTCAGCGATGGCCAAGACGGGCAGCACGATTCTGTACTTCTCATTGATCAAAACACTGCAGCGTTTCAGCGATCAGTTGCTGAGCCGCGGCGTCGATCACGTTTGTTATCACGGGGATCTGCCGCGACAGGCACGTCGACGCATCCAAGATGAATTCATGTCGGGCCATGCCGATTTGGTTTTGGCCACGCCCGCGTTCGGGATGGGCATCGACAAGTCGGACATTCGCATGGTGATCCATGCGGAAACGCCGGGATCGATCGAATCGTATTACCAGGAAATCGGTCGTGCCGGGCGCGACGGAAAGCCCAGTCGTTGTGTTTGGCTGTACGACCAAGCGGATTTGATGACTCAGATGCAGTTCATCGAATGGTCCAACCCTGATGCAGCGTTCTACGGACGCTTGTTTGATGCTCTGCAATCCAAACGGGAACAGTGCCTGGCGTATGGGCTGCAATGGCTGAGCGATCAATTGCAACGCATCAGCCGTCACGACCATCGCTTGGACACGGCGATGGCGATGTTGGAAAGAGCCGGTGTGCTGGCAGGCCCACGACCGCCGGAATGTTTCGATCTGACGACCGATCACTTGCCAGCACCGTTTGATGACGATGCGGCACTGGGGCAAAAGAAGACGCGTGACCAGCAACGGTTGTATGAGCTGGTCAAATTCGCGGCGACCGATCCGAGCGATCGCCAGAGATACTTGTACGAGTATTTTTGTTGA